The Nocardia vinacea genome contains the following window.
GGGTGCTCCGGCGAACGCGGCGAGCCGTCGACCGGTTGTCGCCGCGGTCGTATTGTTCACAAACCACGGCGGCTTCGGTGTCAGGGACCACTCGCCGTGCAACACCGACCGTGGCGCCGGGCGGAACGGACCGCGCACGATCGTCCGTTCGGGCCGATCGATCAGGAATGCGTTGTGCACCACACCGATTCCGCTCTGTACATCGTCGATCGTATGGCCTGGATAAGCGCCCCAGGTTGCCGCGGCGGTGAGGAACCCGGCGCCGGTCCACGCATTGATCGCGATCGTGCCGTAGTGCAACTGCTCGACCAGTTCGTCGAATGCCGCGGCCAGCGCACGGATGGTCGCCGGATGTGCGATGACGTTCACCCCGAGCGTGCCGACGAATTCATCGTTCGCCGTAGCCGCCGCCGCACGCGCGAAATCGGCTCCGAGGCCGGACAATTCGACAACTCCGAGGACGGGTGCGAAATATTCGGTCTGCAACAGTGTTTCGCTGCGGTCGCCGCGCAGGCCGGACAGCAGTAAGCGACCGCCGAAATGTTCGGCACTCGGATAGGTCGATTCGGCTGACGCGACGCGATCGTCGCTGCCCGGGTAGTACGCGGGCCGGCTCGGTGCGGCGTCGTAGGCGGTGCGCAACTCTCGAAGGAAGTCGTCCTTCTGATCCCAGTCGGACGAAATAACAACAGCCTGTGTCGCGACACAATTGTATCCGCCGTTGTGCAAGCGCTGAGTGGCGATGTGTTCGGCCTGGAACCGCAGATCGGCCTTGCTCCACCGGCCGGGCAGCACGATGGTCGGCGAGACGCCGCCGAGTTCGCTGGTGATCGGCTTGTCGAGTCGAGGTCGACCGGCGGCCCTGTGCGCCGCGGCATCCTCGCCGCGGCCCCAGACGATCGCGTCGTGTGTCGCTGCGCTGCCCGTCATATGCACGTGTGCGACGTCCGGATGCTGTACCAGGTATTCGCCGACATCGGCTGCGCCGGTGAGGATCCGGACCGCGCCGATCGCAATGAACGGCTCCAGCACCTTGGTCAACGGCTCCAATAGCGGATCGGTGATCGGATTCAGTTTCAAGGCGACGACACGGTTGTGCGCGATCAGTTCATAGAGCACGTCCAACGGGGCGATCGAGGTGATGTTGCCCGCGCCGAGCACCACGCCTATCCCATGGGTGCGAACCGGGTCGAGTTGTGCCAGCCCCGCCGCTCGGATGGCTTCGGCCCGGCCGATGCCCGGCTGGAGCCACACCTCGGCACTGAATCCGCTCAACAGCAACGAGTCGAAGACCGACGTGGGCAGCACGCGGACCGTCGTGCGTCCGCCGGTTGTACCGAAGTGTGCCTTCTCGAGTGGGCTGCGCCCGTCGGCAAGGGTGAGCAGGCTGCGCTCCAGTGCTCCGGCCCCGGCGGCCATCGCATAGGGCCCGGATATCCATTCCTCGCCGACCAGCGCCGTCTGCGGATCCAGCCGCTTGTAGCTGATCGCCGCATCGACCCACTCTCGGGCGTATTTCGCGGTGAGCTCCCGCACGCGTCCGAGCAGCTCGGCGCGTGCGGCCAAGGAAATCGCGGCCCAAGCCTTTTCGCCCTCGGCAAGGTCCGACAGCGCGGCGTCGACTGTGCCCCGGAGGTCGGTCGGCGAATCGTTGATGGTCATAGCCCGAATTGTCCGCACCAACGCCGCCGCGCACTATGGGCGACGGTCGCGGGAGTGGGTGATCGACTTTGTGCGGCGGCACAATCGAGGTGTGGCGTGGCGCACACTCCTGAGTGGTACGCTGCGCTGGTGGCCAGGCCGTTGCATTCGATCGCGGCCACCGAACTCGCGAGGCAATTGCTGGAATCGGTGGATTCGCTGGCCGACGAGCTCGCAGACCGGATCGTCGCATCCGAACGTTCGTACCTGGACTCCCAACTACTGACCCGTGCGCAACTGCGCGGCGCCTGCCTGGACAACCTGACCGCACTGCTCGGCTACCTCGCGGGCCGCGATCCGGTCCGCCTCGAATCCGCGCGTGCGGCAGGCAGATTGAAGGCCGAGCAGGGCCTGCCGATAGC
Protein-coding sequences here:
- a CDS encoding aldehyde dehydrogenase family protein, translated to MTINDSPTDLRGTVDAALSDLAEGEKAWAAISLAARAELLGRVRELTAKYAREWVDAAISYKRLDPQTALVGEEWISGPYAMAAGAGALERSLLTLADGRSPLEKAHFGTTGGRTTVRVLPTSVFDSLLLSGFSAEVWLQPGIGRAEAIRAAGLAQLDPVRTHGIGVVLGAGNITSIAPLDVLYELIAHNRVVALKLNPITDPLLEPLTKVLEPFIAIGAVRILTGAADVGEYLVQHPDVAHVHMTGSAATHDAIVWGRGEDAAAHRAAGRPRLDKPITSELGGVSPTIVLPGRWSKADLRFQAEHIATQRLHNGGYNCVATQAVVISSDWDQKDDFLRELRTAYDAAPSRPAYYPGSDDRVASAESTYPSAEHFGGRLLLSGLRGDRSETLLQTEYFAPVLGVVELSGLGADFARAAAATANDEFVGTLGVNVIAHPATIRALAAAFDELVEQLHYGTIAINAWTGAGFLTAAATWGAYPGHTIDDVQSGIGVVHNAFLIDRPERTIVRGPFRPAPRSVLHGEWSLTPKPPWFVNNTTAATTGRRLAAFAGAPGWGKLPGIFASALRG